The window TAATAGTAAAGTGTTAAGGTGCATCAAATTGCACATGATGCGCATAAATAATTTAGTATGTATAAAAATTGAGTACATACAACTAAAATTTCAAAAATACATATTTCATCACTAAAAAGTCAATGGTTATTAAATATTGTGCAAAAAGGTGTGAATGTATTACCACCCTGGGTCCGTAGGTGGAGCTATTCCCAATAGATGTAAAAATCAAGATAGTAATGGCTGGTATAAATTATACCGCATGTCATATACTACCAATATAATAAATGGAACTATTCCCGAAGGACTTCATGCTGGACATAGGAATAGACTAAGTAAATCATATCCCAATGGATAAATAGAATCCACAACACTTTCCCAGTTATTACCTGGGTGTATACAATGAATGCCGCTGTCCTCACACCCCGACGTACATTTCGCTACTACCTAGCTTCAACGGGGGCATGCCGGGCAGAAGGAAGCGCTGGGATTAAGTATACGCCTGGACTAATAGGAGGCCTCTCAGCGCTTGCGTCAGCCACGTTCCTTCCTCAGTAAAAAGTGACTTCCTGCCGGGCAACTGTGGAATGCCGCTTGCGTGGCAAACAGATAGTGTCCCTCAGCACAAGCTGTTCCACTGGACGCGCCCAGTATTCAGTTTCGGGAAGATACCAACCGTTGAAGCGCACTGCCCCAATCAGCATATAAAATGTAATTAACAGGTATTGTGGATAAAACCGCATTTATTGGTCACACAAAAGGCAACAGAATACAATATTCCTCAAACATATTCAAAACAGACTACAGGTGGGACAAAATAACTAGTATATTATTTTAAAAAATCAATAGCACTGTAGCTCCGTGTAAACTAGTTCCTATCCCCACCTTAATAAAACGTGTCAAATACTTATAGTGCAAAATACCTCCACATTCTAAATACCTCCCTACCCCAACtacctaaagcaggggtggggaacctccggcccgcgagccGTATGTGGCCCGtggcgactttttatgcggcccccgggcacattcccggggactgctgtgctctggcggcagccgcgcttttcccggctgctggccctttaaatcccactgcctgatgacctgagggtagatgctagaatgtatgtgctctatccagatcctgacttccaggacctgactgcagcccatacattctaggcttaacaccggcctgtgctagtgtgctctcgtggggcggggtaagcagcacgctgcgataatgtCACAGAATAGCTGCAGCAGATTACCGGCCTCCCGGAcatgtgctgtgctgtgtgtgtgactcctcccccaccccagtactgtgagtgctcaacccatcgctgcccaccgctcagtgctgtatacccccttgtGCAGTGTGCTGCcgcccagtgctctgtccgtgctgccgcccagtgctctgtccgtgctgctgcCCAGTGCTGTACTTGTCCCcaatcatgtctgtgccaccgccagggctgtccatgccccctagtgaCGTAGATGCCCCAGCCCCCCTAGTGACGTAGATGCCCCAGCCCCCCCCCTAGTGACGTAGATGCCCCAGCCCCCCCCCTAGTGACGTAgatgccccagccccccccccctagtGACGTAGATGCCCCAGCCCCCCCTAGTGACGTAGATGCCCCAGCCCCCCCCTAGTGACGTAGATGCCCCAGCCCCCCCCTAGTGACGTATATCGCCCCAGCCCCTCTTAGTGACGTAtatcgccccagcccctcttgtgacgtATATCGCCCCAgcgtctccagaccgagacaaacctggaaaagcagctgtgagaaccaagatgatcaaaatcaccgaacatcacagccgcacaaaaggGAAGCATCTcctgccaccacagtaggggtgagttaattaatcgtttgaccaaatataccagggtagttttcaagttgataatttttgtgcggcccccaaaggttagtaggaaattccaaatggcccccggcagtaaaaatgttccccacccctgacctaaAGCATCACATTATATACAGCAGGATAATAGTTGATAGTAGATCCTCGACTGTAGTACTGAAACAAAGAGATATCATCATTATCTAAGAAAGGGGGGGGCGGGGGAGCAGTTTAGTAAACTTTGAAAACATCCCAAGCTTACCCTCCCCAACACCATATAAAACCGTTGTCCAAAAAAGGAATTGACAAGgagatatatacacatacataaaatCTCGAAGCGCCCAAAAAGGATTACAAGAATGCTCCAAATCCCAGGGTCTCATTGGGCACTCTCAGCCCTTAGGGtctcaatctataaatccagtggctCTCAATTTTCGCCAGAATTTTACCCAAATCCTCTCCTCTAATGCCAAGGACTACCTGTTCAATAGCCTTTACCTTAAGGTGTATGGATTGCAGTTGTGGAATTCCCTAAAATGTCTCGGTAGGTTTTTCAATTGCGTTATGTCCTCTACCGTGTTGGCTTTAGAGATATCCCTGCAGTGGTCACGCACCTTGATCTTAAGTTCACAAGTTCACGGGTCGTCAAACCGACATATTGTTTCTTACAAGCACATTCACCTAAATAGGTAACTCCCTTCGAGGAGCAGGTCAATTGCTTTCTTATAGTAATTTTCTTAGATCCATCATAGTTAGCAAAATTCCTGGAGTTAACCAAATTAGCACATGCCTTGCACAGCCCGCATGGGAAGTCTGTATCTTGCGGGCAGCAAGATATAGACTGTCTTTTGGTGCTTGCCTCCAATAGGCACATATGACCGAAAAtgatgcatgacagagcacactctGACTCAGTCTGCATCATTATACGTGATGGCCCCATCAGCACTTGCGTCTGAATCTCGTTTGGCGTGGAGATTCAGATGCAAGAATCGACGGAACCACTGGCAGTCAGAAAACTgcaaattttgttgttttttttttaaaaaattttttttttgttttttttctttttctctaaggctatgtgcccacgggcgctcgtacctgcggatgtattcaCTGGTACGagtgcatgtttcccgcagctgcccgccggcatccgcagctatttttagctgctagattacagcggaatagctgcgggaaacatgcggagattcttCCGGCTTACCtgtggacgtcccggcctcttatctccatagcggagggccgggacatccgcaggtaattccgcatgaataattgacatgcaattatacatgcggatgcctacatccgcagcatggtcggtagctgcactttccgcagcgtggacacagtactccccatgttccataggataacatggggagtgactgtacatgctaaaacctgcggatttatctggaaaatccagaaaaatccgcaggttttccgcggcaaaatgtgCACAAacaagcgcccgtgggcacatagccttaaacttatTTTAGAAAAGTgttcacctatttttttttttgttttttagttttggtATTCTTGGATATTTGCTATTCTAATTTTAGCCATATTTTTCAAGTTTTTACTGGGCCATAAGCTTATTACGGCTGGTGTTTTGGAATTTTGTCGCTTTTGAAGATTCTACATTTGCACTTACCATGCACTGTCCTATGGTGGATTTTCAGTAGTTTTTGGAAATGTGCAGTATGGATGTTTTTTCCTACAATGCTGAAAAACTCAAACTTGTTCCACCATAAACTGGAGCTCTTAACAAGAAAggtgtatatattattattattatttgagggGTGAGGTGTTCCTGGACTCTCCTAAACACAGGTGTAGCATTTTGGAGGACACTTGGTGGTTGGACAgcttttgcgctttttttttttttttttttgcaaactaagGGCAAAGTACCTTACATTTTTTAGCATTTACTACAATATTGGAATTCATGTATTCACCGCAGCGTGCTGACAcatcgtgtatgtatatgtgtgaagCTGCAAATGTCAGTGTATTTGGCAGATGATTATCTTCTGTTATATGCAGCAATTAAGCAGTTTTGCATCACTGACCTCTCGGTAGGTAACAATCACAGTCCTGCACGGTTTTCGAGCAATGTCGAACATTTGTGCTCTGGAACCAGCTAATGTAaaatcacacagcagctattctaatCTAGATGGCAGAAGATGAAATTGGTTTGGCCGTGCATAGTACAGGAGCATTGAGTGGATCCTACACTTCTTAGATTTACTTGTTGATAACTCGGTGGTGGGGGGGGGTGCGCTATTGAGAAACAGCAGAGAAACTGGAaaggaagcgcacatagggttttatccgATATAAAATTAGCGCAGGGaataagacaggtactcacctgctacagttgtgacaggcacaactgctTTGGACGCAAATAAATGAAATGGTGGTCATCTGTAGCCCCGATTTGTATATAGTAGAAGTAAAATTGGTTTAAAGATATTTGGTTGAATGCTACGCTAAAAAACCACAGATCCAGGGTGTATAGTGAATTCCtctctttctttatttttcacaggtctacgcgtttcaaagacatctccgtctttttcatcaggacaagcacagaaaagaacagcataaccTGTATGCTGTTCTTTTCTGTGCTTGTCCTGATGAAAAAGACagagatgtctttgaaacgcgtagacctgtgaaaaataAAAGAGAGGAATTCACTATACACCCTGGATCTGTGGTTTTTTTTAGCGCAGAATTCAACCCAAATTCTTTAAACCAATTTTATTTCTACTATTGAGAAACAGGTAGGGGATGGAGAGAGGGGTGCACTATAGAGATGCAAGTTCACCAGATTAGAATAGACCCTCCCCATTCAGCTATGTGAAGCTGGATTCACTGCAGGTGAGCTAGAAGTGAAAGACAAAGGTACAAGAAACTTTCTTGGGCTTGGTCTGTATGGATCTTCTGTGCATATGAAAAGTACTGCGACTCTAGGAATAGCCCTCCAATTAGGTTataagttatttaaaaaaaaattcacgctTCTGCCAACTCTAAATTAAAACACGACAAAAAACCTAATAAATGATGATGGAATTTGTAGGAACCATACCAGCAGTTATGGCTCTCTAAAAAATGTATTGATTTTACTGGTATACAAtccctaaaataataataatttaagatTGTAACTTCAGTTAAGTTTCCTCCatcaatttttctttctttttcagaaTAACAATAATCTGGATGCTTGCTGCGCAGTCCTATCTCAGGAGAGTACAAAATATCTGTATGGTGAAGGTGACGTGTCTCCTGAAGAATCGAGCATTGCTGGTTTAAGAAATCACATGACATCCCTTAATTTGGATTTGCAGTCTCAGTACCATGAGGGCAGGGATGGAAGCCGAATAAATGGTAACAGCAGGACTTTAAGTCACAGCATAAGTGATGGACACCTTCATGGAGGACAATCCAACAATGAACTGTACCAGCAAGAGCCACAGACTGCACCCGTTGTGCCTTCTAGCTATAATGTATTTGGGATGACAAATACAATCAATGCTTCAAACCCGGGCCATCAATTTGGACTTCAGTTGGGCAGCAAAAGCTCTTCGGGTTTGCAGACAACCAGGTTCAATCCTATCATGGTTACTTTGGCTCCAAATATCCAGTCTAATCGTAACGTCCCTACATCTTTGCACATACATGGTGGTCCACCTCCTGTACTTAACAGTCCACATGGAAATTCTATTTATATAAGACCTTATATCACTTCCCAAGGAGGCACAACAAGGCAAACCACACATCCATCAGGTTGGATGTCTCCGAATCCCACACAACAGCAAGCTTATCAGCCCACACCACAAAATCCTTGGACAACCCTTCCTTCTTCTTACACTCAATCACATACCTCAGCACAATCTAACCAGCAGGGTCATCAGACCTCTCATGTGTACATGCCTATTAGTTCACCCACCACTCCTCAAGCTCCAGTGCTTCATTCATCCGGTGGTTCTCAGCCTTTAAGCCAATACAACATTCAAAATATCTCAACTGGTCCCAGGAAAAACCAAATAGAAATTAAACTTGAACCACCCCAAAGAAGTAACTCAATGTTGCGTTCCTCAAGTTCACGTAGTTCCACTAACCCTTCTGTTTTGAATAACCAGTCAAGGAACCAGCCTACTGTTTACATTGCAGGTCCTCAAAACGCTGATGATGGTTTATGCCGCAGCCAGCCTAAGGTTTATATTTCAGCACCTGGAGGTGATGACCAGATGGTTAGAAATCAGCCAACACTTTTTATTTCTGCTAATCCTGGTGCAGCCAGTACAGCCAGAAATGTTTCTGGGCAAGTAAGCATGGGACCTGCTTTTATTCATCATCATCCACCCAAAAGCCGGGCACTTGGAAACAATTTGTCTGCAACATCGCCTCGTGTGGTAGTGACTCAGCCCAATACAAAATATACATTTAAAATAACTGTGTCCCCAAACAAACCTCCTTCAGTTTCCCCTGGTGTTGTGTCCCCAACCTTTGAGCCGACAAATCTCCTTCCGTTTGCGGAGTCGGAAGGTATCCACATAGCAGACCCTGTTTTAGCACATGATAGAATAAATGATGGAAGGAAACTAAGCGTGGGTTCAGACGATGCAGCTTATACACAAGGTAAttcatttttcttttgtttttcttaCATGTTATAGTTGTTTGAGATGTTATCATTAGCCTCTTCATCTTATTGCATTGACTTCTCATAGCATCAATATATTGCACTTCAAAAAACAACTTTTTTCAGGAAATTGCTTTAACTactatatttttcagattataacacACAACCAGATTTTAGcagcagaaaataggaaaaaaattattAAACCATTTGCAAAGTTTTAATTAGTATGAAAAGTAAGTGGAGGGGTCAATGTCACAAATTTTCATGCATTGGGAGGTAATCGATCTATTGTTGGTGTTCTCTGCAGCAGGTGTGTTGTATAAACATATAGCTTTACAGCATGCCCATTATatgcttaaggccctgtgcgcacttaccgttttttcccgcggatttcctgtggttttgctgcatgttatgttcataacatctctgcagtgattcaccagcaaaacctatgggaaaaaaaaatgctgtgcgcactatgcggcatttgacagctgtatgttttgctgcaggattcccgaagcaaaaacaattgcatgtcacttcttttccgcaggtccctgcgggatttcactccattgactgcaatgtaaccgtgaaatcccgcagggaagtgatgtcattacaggaagaggaagcagagcagagagtaaacacacacatcacacacatcacactcacacactgacatagaacacacacatcgctcacacacagacatatagaatacacatagaaatcaaacggaaatatagaaaaaaaacgtgggctccgccgtatttttaccgtccagccgaggtaagcacacagcggcggcccggtattctcaggctgaggagggcgaggtgcagggttaatgtcccccgcctccctcccacctcccgcagccgagaatatcagtcgCAGcttccccgggactgtcgcatccattatgcggcagtaccggagtgtcctcaGCTCTTTCTGTTACCGTGATGCCGTGGCAGACAgggtaatagggagttaatggcagcgcatcgccgccactaagtccaggcttgatcatggcagcgtctatgtgacagctgacatgatcaacccgtaagtaaagtgaataaacacacacatcgaaaaatcctttattttaaataaaacacaaataagcctcctcgttcacccttttattaacccctcccgaaacgcaCAGCTCCGCCGTAATCcttgtcctgcgatgcttgcatccagccgcgactgacacagcgctgaatgcagcctcgcaacgagacagcagaggtaaccacagggcatttcccacggccggtaatttgaactcactaccgacccgcacgcggcaataccgcggcaagccgcatgcggttttcgggtgcggtttgcagtgtttttttttttttttttaccgcgggtgcggtaatctttcagaccctgcggaattttcttaagaaaattccgttttccagtgcgtacAGGGCCTTATAgttcacacacatacacaacacTACATGCACAGTACTTTTCCATCATCAAAACATGCACAGTGCAGCTTCGCTACATCACAAAGACAGACGCATACATTACAAGATTTTGAAAAATGCTAGATCCTGCAGAGATTTGTTGGCCAAAAAGATGTCCATTgataaataactgatttctgcccaatctgtttttttaacattgaagtctatggagaatggatctgttACAGGTTTGCTATTTATCTCCCGTTAGAATTGATCATTGTGTGAATTTGGTTAGCCGAGTAAATGGTTACCTGTCCATGTCTTCTGTTTTAATGAAGTGTACACTGGCATTCCAAAAAGCGCTcttatgtccttattaaaatggtgAAAAGTCACAGGGGTCCACAATCAAGTGTTTCCAAAACGTTCAGCTTACATAAGGAACTAATATTTTAGATGGAAAATTTAGAAgtttagtgtgttttttttttttttttttttttcagtcatgGTGGATTCATGAGGCATTTTTGCTAAGGTTAGAAAATCACGGTTAGAAAAATGTTTACAGGTACAATATGTGAACCATCCCTTGCGTACTTACACTTTTTAATGTCTATTCACACTTGGTTAATTATATTAACCTCTTAGTCATTAAGTCACGTTTTTTAAATCAAACGTGTCACTTTGTGGAATGTTTCAACATATAACAgggattgagattttttttttgtggcacaCTGTGCTTTTAGTGGTACATTTAGGTCAATGTTTTTGGCTTTATATAAAAATGTCAGATATAtgacaaatttaatttttttttaaacttagatTATACCTATAATCTAGATGGTTAAAAGTATACATTAGTTTAATAACATTTACCTCAGATCTACCTTACATCATCACCATTTCTAAAATGTCCTCAGGATGCCGATGGGTTAAAGAGGGAAGCCCCACATGTGGATGCTATTGTCACTGACAGCAGTTAAAACTGACATGGTCTGTGGCAACATTAGTCTTGGCCGATGGAGCACGTAGTGTACTGCTGCAGAATTTTCACCCCTTCGGGGAGGCTATTTTCTTAGGTCAGTAAAGGAACGTATTGgtcactaaggctggtttcacactacgtctttttaacatccgttgaaaacgttattttagcggaagtacggatcctgcttttacagcaaataacgtatgcaaacgcatctgttattttgcaggatcctgcactggatgtttaggggcgggcattggagtcatgtgatcgggagtgaggggaactagactgggagccggcttctgacagctgcagacactggtaaccaaggtaaacatcgggcttggatacccgatatttatcttggttacgagtgtctgcagctgctaggagcagggctgtctgcacacgttaccaacgtaaacatcgggtaactaagagaagtggttacgcgatatttaccttggttacgagtgtccgcagctctcaggagggaggagaggaagggggaaagacatagagagagagagggtgagggagggagggaggaggagagagagacagatcacgcgagactggttctgggcatgctcagtactttctgggcatgctcagtacaaaagcaggatcctgtctatcagcacgccagcgttcacctgcgttcgcgtgctgtttagtcaggatccggtgacttgcagtattttgatgcagctcaaaaacgctacatgtagcgtttttgaaacatgttaaaaaactgcaagtcaccggatccgcactataacgcacgcaaacgcaggtgaacggatgttaacgcgagtccattgcaaatgcattgaaatgaaaacgcatttgcactggatccgtacttccgctaaaataacgttttcaacggatgttaaaaagacgtagtgtgaaaccagccttaggggtAAAAATTGTGCCATGCAAAACCTGGCTGCAGCTGATAACAAAGGGGCACAGCAATTAGAAAAACCAAGGAACAAGAAAAAACCCAATTAGAAAATAACTTAATGATAGCATTGAAAGGTCGAATGACCAAAAACACACAAATATGTAAGGTAAAGGTGTAATAACAATAGCTAGGTGGGAGATGAAATTATATGGACTGGCCCTAAATtgtctctccctacctagcaatggatggTATGACGCCCTAGGGCAGGGGTCAGGAacatttttggctaagagagccgtaaacgccacatattttgaaatataattccgtgagagccgtacaatatgtttaaagggccattgacagatcaatcgctccaatgttcacttagtacagcaaggaatgctcctccctgctgtataaagccacaactggactgaaacaatggtaattagcagtaaaaaaatcaaataaataacttacattgtgaacttgcgatgcatgacatcagtccagcagtctggcttcttctttttcctgcgcatgactggaagctggcattcttcccacctgatgttgagagaatgccagctttgaggcattcgcagaagaaagaagctggaatattggacatgtcacacaacgcattgtcagttatgtcaattacctattttattattttacagcgaattattgtttaggtccagcggtggcttagtgcagcagagaggaacactcctttgtgtactaggtgaccgctggagcaattgtatctgtcagtggcccttttaaaagtgttggtcttacagaaaatgaacaaaaaagagaggctcagacccaggagatgcacgcacgcacgcacgcacgcacgcacacacacacacacacacacacacacacacacacacacacgccatacacagcactcaacatgccgtatacacagtacataaggagaagaaaaaaagctctgcaagtaaacatatgcacaccaggaattagatataccaataaacctcacaatatgaaactttattaagtgccaaacacaacaaacacagcacacatacacaccatatacacagcacacactcacacacgccgaatacacagcacacgcacgcgccgtatgcacagcacgCGCCGTATGCGCAGCACGCGCACGCGCCGTATGCTCAGCACGCGCCGTATGCGCAGCACGCGCCGTATGCGCAGCACGCGCCGTATGCGCAGCACGCGCCGTATGCGCAGCACGCGCACGCGCCGTATGCGCAgcacgcgccgtatgcacagcacgcgccgtatgcacagcacgcgcacgcgccgtatgcacagcacgcgccgtatgcacagcacgcgccgtatgcacagcacgcgccgtatgcacagcacgcgccgtatgcacagcacgcgccgtatgcacagcacgcgccgtatgcacagcacacacagatataagtacctgctgcttagttgccctgtaagatcaggtgcagcacaagtgatggatgcagcagttcaagggctggcttcattctcctcttttctctccaagaaaagaccttatagacctgagcagcagagcacagaactggagggtgagaggcagaacgcacggcactatacaggcccctgccccatcactctgcttctatctgcaatttcacaggggagcatataggagccggagggaggaagtcccacccccagtgctgtctgccggcaatagacaagatcagcggctgcccgagcactgcaGCCTCTGGGAATCTGCCCTAGTGCCCCGGGGGgcgcagaaaaggtcatcgcgggctggatgttccccacccctgccttaaagggacggcaggcacagtttcctgccgaggactgcggtccccggaactcagcccagggacagcagaactgaaggcgagtggccaaaatgccgcccggggcggactgccccctccgccccccctttgctacgccactgcagacctgcgggagaggcggggggcggcggcccccccacccctccaccggccagcccatcgggagaagtcccgcccagggccggctccaggtttttgtgggccctgggcgaaagagtctgtgggccccatccacacatagacatgcacagatatacatacacatacaggcacacgtacacatacttaaagagaaattcacaaaaacacataaatagacataaatctagacagtcatatacactgccatacatagatacagatcatacatacacacacattatttttatatatttatcctgtatatatatttctaatattgggaagccggcaacagcctcattcacctcccggcttgtctaacagacatggccgcacatagggcacactaacactgctgtatatacatcccaagagaggtctggggtggggggggacatacagcacctgggtggaggggacatacaactctgggggtatagtagtatgcagcccccatattgtgttatgaagcccccattgtcctccatatagtattatgtagcccccatatagcacaatgcagacccagatagcaataggcaccctcatgtagtacacagcccctaaataccacagtgcagagccagatagcattaggcaccctcatgtagtacacagacctatatagtacagtgcagacccagacagca is drawn from Anomaloglossus baeobatrachus isolate aAnoBae1 chromosome 3, aAnoBae1.hap1, whole genome shotgun sequence and contains these coding sequences:
- the TAB2 gene encoding TGF-beta-activated kinase 1 and MAP3K7-binding protein 2; the protein is MAQGSSQVDFQVLNDLRQKFPEVPEVVVSRCMLQNNNNLDACCAVLSQESTKYLYGEGDVSPEESSIAGLRNHMTSLNLDLQSQYHEGRDGSRINGNSRTLSHSISDGHLHGGQSNNELYQQEPQTAPVVPSSYNVFGMTNTINASNPGHQFGLQLGSKSSSGLQTTRFNPIMVTLAPNIQSNRNVPTSLHIHGGPPPVLNSPHGNSIYIRPYITSQGGTTRQTTHPSGWMSPNPTQQQAYQPTPQNPWTTLPSSYTQSHTSAQSNQQGHQTSHVYMPISSPTTPQAPVLHSSGGSQPLSQYNIQNISTGPRKNQIEIKLEPPQRSNSMLRSSSSRSSTNPSVLNNQSRNQPTVYIAGPQNADDGLCRSQPKVYISAPGGDDQMVRNQPTLFISANPGAASTARNVSGQVSMGPAFIHHHPPKSRALGNNLSATSPRVVVTQPNTKYTFKITVSPNKPPSVSPGVVSPTFEPTNLLPFAESEGIHIADPVLAHDRINDGRKLSVGSDDAAYTQALLIHQKARMERLHRELEVQKKKLDKLKTEVNEMENNLTQRRLNRSNSVSQIPSLEEMQQLRSSNRQLQIDIDCLTKEIDLFQARGPHFDPSAIHNFYDNIGFLGPVPPKPKGTQSVDQRSTVKTPTKVPDTEEDEGSQWNCTACTFLNHPALNRCEQCDMPRNY